The Streptomonospora litoralis genome window below encodes:
- the efp gene encoding elongation factor P, protein MASTNDLKNGTTLKLDGGELWNVVEFQHVKPGKGGAFVRTKLKNVISGKVVDKTFNAGAKVEIANVDRREMQYLYTDGESYIFMDTDTYDQLPVEAKVVGRNADYLLESATITVAVNEGVPLYVELPAAVEVEITQTDPGVQGDRSTGGTKPATIETGAVIQVPLFITTGERVKVDTRTGDYLGRVN, encoded by the coding sequence GTGGCCTCGACGAACGACCTGAAGAACGGCACGACCCTGAAGCTCGACGGCGGTGAACTCTGGAACGTCGTGGAGTTCCAGCACGTCAAGCCCGGCAAGGGCGGAGCGTTCGTCCGCACCAAGCTGAAGAACGTCATCTCGGGCAAGGTCGTGGACAAGACCTTCAACGCCGGCGCCAAGGTCGAGATCGCCAACGTCGACCGCCGCGAGATGCAGTACCTCTACACCGACGGCGAGTCCTACATCTTCATGGACACCGATACCTACGACCAGCTGCCGGTCGAGGCCAAGGTGGTCGGCCGCAACGCCGACTACCTGCTGGAGAGCGCGACGATCACGGTAGCCGTCAACGAGGGCGTGCCGCTCTACGTCGAGCTGCCCGCTGCGGTCGAGGTCGAGATCACCCAGACCGACCCCGGGGTGCAGGGCGACCGCTCCACGGGCGGCACCAAGCCCGCCACCATCGAGACCGGCGCGGTCATCCAGGTCCCGCTGTTCATCACCACCGGCGAGCGCGTCAAGGTCGACACCCGCACCGGCGACTACCTCGGCCGCGTCAACTGA
- the nusB gene encoding transcription antitermination factor NusB, with amino-acid sequence MSSGGARRKARRRAVEILYEAEVRGAGVTAVIERRRAQAEPPINEFTEQLALAVDGHRDRLDTLLDDYAIGWTLERMPVVDRNILRMGAYELLWAADIPDGVAISEAVAVAKELSTDESPTFINGLLSRLMENKAQLAP; translated from the coding sequence ATGAGCAGCGGCGGGGCGCGGCGCAAGGCGCGCAGACGCGCGGTCGAGATCCTGTACGAGGCCGAGGTGCGCGGCGCTGGAGTGACCGCGGTCATCGAACGCCGCCGTGCCCAGGCCGAGCCCCCGATCAACGAGTTCACCGAGCAGCTGGCACTGGCCGTCGACGGCCACCGCGACCGCCTCGACACGCTGCTGGACGACTACGCGATCGGCTGGACGCTTGAGCGCATGCCGGTGGTCGACCGCAACATCCTGCGGATGGGCGCCTACGAGCTGCTGTGGGCCGCCGACATCCCCGACGGCGTCGCCATCTCCGAGGCCGTCGCGGTGGCCAAGGAGCTCTCCACCGACGAGTCGCCGACCTTCATCAACGGTCTGCTGTCGCGGCTGATGGAGAACAAGGCCCAGCTCGCGCCCTAA